Part of the Aquimarina sp. MAR_2010_214 genome is shown below.
TTGTTTATTGAAATCAATGGTGCGGCTCTAAAAGGTGATAGTGATCGATTAAAAATTGGAGTGTATAGTAATGATAAATTGATCGAGACAACGACTACCGCATTTTTAGGACCTAGAAGTTATAAGTAGTAGAAAGTATAAATTACAGTGGATTGCAGCCTTTGCCTGAATGGCAAGTATTTTGATATTTTGTTCCTTTTTGTCATTCTGGCATAGGCCAAACCCATAACAGAACTAAAGAAAGATATTATGAAAATAAACTGGGGAACTGCCATCGTATTAGTATTTATAGGGTTTATCTCTTTTATCCTGTATTTTGTAGTAAAAATGAATACCAATCAAAATTATGAACACGATTTGGTAACAGAAGATTATTACAAAAAGGAGCTTGCTTTTCAAAAGGAAATCAATGCTGAAAAAAACTCAAAAACACTATTAAAAAACATCGTAGTTAAAAAAACAGCCGAAGGTCTGGTCATCTCTTTTCCGAAAGATAAAAACTATAGTGATATTTCTGGAACTATATCCTTATATAGACCATCAAGTAAGAAATTGGATTTCGAAATCCCTATTTCTCTCACTGCTTCAGAGCTAATAATTGATGACAAAAATATGCTCGAAGGGCGTTGGAACATCACTATCGATTGGAAGTATGAAAACACTTCATATTTATTTAAAAAATCATTTACATATTAAATGCTTATATCTGCATTCATACTTGGCTTATTGGGTAGTTTTCACTGTGTGGGAATGTGTGGCCCTATTGCCTTTATGTTGCCTGTAAACAAATCTAAT
Proteins encoded:
- a CDS encoding FixH family protein, whose protein sequence is MKINWGTAIVLVFIGFISFILYFVVKMNTNQNYEHDLVTEDYYKKELAFQKEINAEKNSKTLLKNIVVKKTAEGLVISFPKDKNYSDISGTISLYRPSSKKLDFEIPISLTASELIIDDKNMLEGRWNITIDWKYENTSYLFKKSFTY